From a region of the Arachis ipaensis cultivar K30076 chromosome B09, Araip1.1, whole genome shotgun sequence genome:
- the LOC107615222 gene encoding histidine kinase CKI1-like: protein MSHSSSSLSHYLRSRTQSLSRGFPVIIVAGSRNSRSRDWSSLSLPVSSSSCTQSEPSLRSFSPAAETTSPIVGHRIRRCRFLGSTLSISFLLAMSFLPVDRFFSLIEDAIHLLLSCIWLVVSSWLIDDILVAPLLFQAFERVPHLEQISYIVMEGLSFSYYRDHLQILAMFSNSSSSSTLYYIQHVNQDNGEAYGEPTKYNFSSINTSWISEALEFSYSYAFSNTSSLGTNWSIIIDSGHNPLFLNSARVTRTSVISLGFSETTVTDFLRTQNNDLHQSSMSMSWATKDGRAIVQGIRNTRLVISNDTVLLQLLDQNGNPKGVGDTAIPCKNERFGSSLNIQNTEYMIHCSTIDIMGIESVYVVAIPKNELLSFDQHYKKKGLTLLIVMIFMILIALLSFLSMNARNAKREMRLRASLLKQMEATQQAERKNMNKSLAFAAANHDVRASLAGLTALIDMSFDFVQNASELDTNLKQMKGCTQDLLGLLNSILDTSKIEAGKIQLEEEEFDVSILLEDIVDLYHPMASKKGVDLILDPCDGSIIRYSRVKGDRGRLKQVLCNLLSNAVKFTDEGHIVVRARAQKPSLHNSLMAGSEKHVSCLCFKKISSDEIEGTSNSTQADPYCVMDFIFEVDDTGKGIPKEKYKSVFENYVQVKETSLGVGGTGLGLGIVQSLVRLMHGDIEISEKDVGEKGTCFKFNVVLNVYETITNAASTKEEEEEGVDERNQTQAALPTLQSCSSGSSICSLSPRFRIRSSSPKPAPSRVIMLIADEYRRKATEKFMEGLGIKVAAAKRLEDLFDVLKKMKHKCLYSSSHSSGSQGSEYLSASSHSRSSRVRVALSSMDGKTDIGAASDGFILIVVETDAGPLLELCKIVSNFKRGLCNPCQVVWLDNKILFKNLDKDTLDPKDMVLSKPFHGSRLFQVIKLLPEFGGGKSSSKLNTQESFVDQPSVGSKEIQECEDTEKPLSGKKILVVDDTPLMRMIALRTLIQLGAIIEQCENGEAAVHLVRDGLIKDFPNPPYDYILMDCQMPIMDGFEATRKIRKIEKSYGNIRIPIIALTADSDKMTIDAGMDFHLVKPIDRNKFLEAIRDINAKKRSI from the exons ATGTCGCATTCAAGCTCCAGTCTCTCTCATTATCTCCGGTCTCGTACTCAGTCGCTCTCGCGTGGCTTTCCTGTTATCATCGTCGCCGGCAGCAGAAACAGCAGGTCCCGGGATTGGTCGTCGTTGTCGCTCCCTGTCTCATCGTCGTCTTGCACTCAGTCCGAGCCTTCGTTGCGCTCGTTCTCACCGGCGGCAGAAACAACAAGTCCTATTGTTGGTCATCGGATTCGTCGCTGTCGTTTTCTTGGTTCGACTCTCAGCATCAGCTTCCTCCTCGCCATGAGCTTCCTTCCCGTTGATCGGTTCTTCTCCCTTATCGAAGATGCTATCCATCTTCTACTCTCTT GTATATGGCTCGTTGTTAGTTCTTGGCTCATTGATGACATATTG GTGGCTCCGTTATTATTTCAAGCATTTGAGAGGGTTCCTCACTTAGAGCAAATTTCATACATAGTCATGGAAGGTCTCTCCTTTTCATATTATAGAGATCATCTTCAAATTTTGGCAATGTTCTCCAACTCATCATCTTCATCTACTCTATATTATATCCAACATGTAAATCAAGATAATGGAGAAGCCTATGGTGAACCTACAAAATACAATTTTTCGTCTATTAACACAAGTTGGATTTCTGAAGCTCTTGAATTTTCTTATTCATACGCATTCAGCAATACTTCATCATTGGGAACCAATTGGAGCATTATTATTGATAGTGGCCATAACCCTTTGTTTCTCAACTCCGCAAGGGTCACAAGAACAAGTGTGATCTCTCTAGGGTTCTCGGAAACAACAGTAACGGATTTTCTCAGGACTCAAAACAATGATCTTCATCAAAGTTCAATGAGCATGTCTTGGGCCACAAAAGATGGAAGGGCTATTGTACAAGGGATCCGAAATACTCGTTTGGTGATTTCTAATGATACAGTTTTGCTTCAATTATTGGACCAAAATGGAAACCCTAAAGGTGTTGGAGACACTGCTATACCGTGCAAAAATGAAAGATTTGGATCTAGTTTGAATATTCAGAATACTGAATATATGATTCACTGCAGCACAATTGATATCATGGGAATAGAATCG GTATATGTTGTGGCTATTCCAAAGAATGAATTACTTAGCTTTGACCAGCATTATAAGAAAAAAGGGTTGACTCTGTTGATTGTAATGATATTCATGATATTGATTGCTCTCCTAAGCTTTCTAAGCATGAATGCAAGAAATGCGAAGCGAGAAATGCGATTGCGTGCCTCACTCTTGAAACAAATGGAAGCTACTCAACAAGCTGAGAGAAAGAACATGAATAAAAGCCTTGCATTTGCTGCTGCCAATCATGATGTTAGGGCTTCTCTTGCAGGCCTTACTGCTTTGATAGACATGTCCTTTGACTTTGTTCAAAATGCGTCTGAATTGGACACCAACTTAAAACAAATGAAAGGTTGCACCCAAGACTTACTAG GGCTGCTGAATTCTATACTTGACACAAGCAAAATTGAGGCTGGAAAAATACAGCTTGAGGAAGAGGAATTTGATGTATCAATTCTGTTGGAAGATATAGTTGACTTATACCACCCTATGGCTTCAAAGAAAGGTGTGGATCTAATCTTGGACCCTTGTGATGGTTCTATTATTAGATACTCACGTGTTAAAGGAGACAGAGGAAGACTCAAACAAGTTTTGTGTAATCTTTTGAGCAATGCTGTTAAATTTACTGATGAGGGGCACATAGTGGTTAGGGCAAGAGCTCAAAAGCCAAGTTTGCATAATTCATTAATGGCTGGTAGTGAAAAACATGTATCATGCTTATGTTTCAAGAAAATTAGCAGTGATGAAATTGAAGGCACGAGTAATTCAACACAAGCAGATCCATATTGCGTTATGGATTTTATATTTGAAGTGGATGATACGGGAAAAGGAATCCCCAAAGAGAAGTACAAGTCTGTGTTTGAGAACTATGTCCAAGTCAAAGAAACCTCTCTTGGAGTTGGAGGAACTGGCTTGGGACTTGGGATCGTGCAATCACTG gtgCGTTTGATGCATGGAGACATTGAAATTTCAGAGAAGGACGTGGGAGAAAAGGGAACATGCTTCAAGTTCAATGTTGTCCTTAATGTATACGAGACAATCACGAATGCTGCTAgcacaaaagaagaagaagaagaaggtgttgATGAAAGAAACCAAACTCAGGCGGCATTACCAACCCTTCAAAGTTGTAGCTCTGGTTCAAGCATTTGTTCCCTTAGTCCAAGATTCCGAATCCGCAGCTCCAGTCCCAAGCCAGCGCCTTCTCGTGTCATTATGCTAATCGCCGATGAGTATCGCCGGAAGGCCACAGAGAAGTTCATGGAGGGCTTAGGGATCAAAGTTGCCGCCGCGAAACGGTTGGAGGATCTATTTGATGTCCTGAAGAAGATGAAACACAAGTGTCTCTATTCAAGCAGCCACAGTAGTGGTTCTCAAGGATCAGAGTATTTGAGTGCGAGCTCTCACTCCCGTTCCAGCAGAGTTAGAGTTGCATTGAGTTCTATGGATGGAAAGACGGATATTGGAGCAGCATCTGATGGCTTTATCCTTATTGTGGTTGAGACAGATGCAGGGCCACTTTTGGAGCTGTGTAAGATAGTTTCCAACTTCAAAAGAGGGCTTTGTAACCCTTGTCAAGTTGTTTGGTTAGATAACAAAATTCTCTTTAAGAACCTTGATAAGGACACGCTTGATCCCAAAGACATGGTTCTATCGAAACCGTTTCACGGTAGCCGTTTGTTCCAGGTTATAAAGCTTCTTCCCGAGTTCGGTGGTGGGAAAAGCTCATCCAAATTGAACACTCAGGAATCCTTTGTGGATCAACCTTCTGTTGGGTCCAAAGAAATACAAGAATGTGAGGATACAGAAAAGCCATTGAGTGGTAAGAAAATTTTGGTTGTTGATGATACTCCATTGATGCGCATGATTGCTTTGCGTACTTTGATCCAGCTTGGAGCGATTATAGAGCAGTGCGAGAATGGAGAAGCAGCTGTGCATCTAGTTCGTGATGGTTTAATCAAGGATTTTCCTAATCCCCCTTACGATTACATCTTAATGGATTGCCAG ATGCCAATAATGGATGGGTTCGAGGCAACAAGGAAAATAAGAAAGATAGAAAAGAGCTATGGTAATATTCGCATTCCTATAATTGCATTAACAGCTGACAGTGACAAAATGACCATAGACGCTGGAATGGACTTTCACTTGGTAAAGCCTATCGACAGAAACAAATTTCTTGAAGCCATTCGAGACATCAATGCTAAAAAGCGCTCCATTTAA